Sequence from the Salvelinus namaycush isolate Seneca chromosome 24, SaNama_1.0, whole genome shotgun sequence genome:
TATTAACTGGTTATACGACTCCTTGCCATTCCTTAAGCTATAACGTTAGTCGCTCACTGGACCCTGGCATTCTGTgtgaaatgttagctagctaatgaactaatgttttccctctggttaATTTTCAGGGTGGGAGAATTAGGTGAAAATTAGATGTCgcttgttaaacaagtggattcGGGGATCAAGTTCAGCTGGGCCTGGCTTTAAGCTGGATGCCAATAGAGGTGaaaaggaacaccacacactttccctcttttTCAATAAGGAGTATAAAAAGGGATATGTCAGGTGTACGCACTCTCTGCCCgaaagagatcaattatgccaacaaagggtCTCGTGTTCTGCTGCTGGCACATTGTACACTTTCTTCCTGTgtacatctgttctacaatgtgataatgtgcagtgtagcccaaagataATGCTTTTGCTGTGTTGAACTTGACCGTGCTGTAACACTTTCGTGGGATTGAGGGGGGATTATTTCATGTTTTACTCCGTGAACGTTACTTTTGtacacatgtagccttgtgcacttaATCCATGTCcactatagtggccactataatgGAGCAtaaatagaatgcctgtttgtttcattctagTGCAATATTtagcgcgtgtgcgtgtgtcgtcacaagcgttctattataaaggctgtcatcgCTAACGGCAACATTGGTGtaagtctaggcaacaaataacattggattgtgTTCCTTAATTTTTTAGCTAGGAGTTTGGTTCACATGAACCACTTTTTATTTCACACACCGAGACTGATCATGTTCTTTGTTGTTTAGTTAGTACAGTTAACCTGCGTTTCAAGAAGGGATTCCAGCCTAAAAGTCACTAGAAAtttaaagcaacaaaaaaaaggacccctgtgtttgcgtgtgtcaGGGGGAAAAAAGTCGCCCttttgggccctcaccagtttgcatcTCTGAATATTACATGCTTCATATTCAAATACTCCCTTTTTTCCCCAGAGTATTCACaggaatgtccctgtattgatgTGTAATATTGTTACTGTTTCTATAAATACTTCCGGCTTCATGTGACATCGGGAGTTTTCCATAGCGCTGACATTCCAATCCTATCTACTGGTTTTAATGTCTGTGGTATAAACTGTATGCAACCCGGATATAGACGGTCCGTGAATCGGCGTGTGCGAACGTGAGTAGATTACTCTGTATAGCATTATtgctgctggaaggtgaacctttgccccagtctgaggtcctgagcgctctggagcaggttttcatcaaagatctctgtacttttctctgttcatctttgcctcgatcctgactagtctcccaggccgTGCCGCTGCAGAAcatccacacaacatgatgctgccaccatgcttcaccgtatggtttcctccagactttgatgtacctgtactgtcACCTCCTCCTAGAtgttagcggggtgaacaggctgtggttcggtggctgaggtccttgatgatcttcttgggcTTTTACTCCAGGTGCTGTAAATGTCCTGGggagcaggcagtgtgcccccaatGATGTGTTGGGCTGGCTGccccaccctctggagagccctgcagttgcagACGGTGCAATTTTCGTACCAGTCGGTGATGCagaccgacaggatgctcttaatggtgcatctgtagaagtttttgAGGGTCTTAGAGGCCAAGCCAAATGTCTTCAGCCTCCTACACCATACTCTCTGTGTGAGGGGACCATTTCAGGTCGTCAGTGATGTacacgctgaggaacttgaaggtTTTTACCCTCTCCACTGTGGCTTTGTCGATGGCcaagaccatagtacaccacatgcACTGGGGGTAGAGAATAATCAATCGTGTTGCTGTGGACACAGGatagtctctcacacacacacatacacacacacacacacacgacctgTTTGACCTCGCTgtgatactgtaggcctacttatGTTACTTAGCTGAGAAATACTATAGCTATAAATGAATGACATTCACTGCCATAAACCTGTCTCCAATACATTTGTATTAGCTTACACAGGCCCACCGTGGACCTTTTTGGCAAATAAATATGTGTGAAAAAGCGTCCCGTGGTTTGATTTGTCAACGAGCTCAATGTATTCAACACTGGCGGTAACCAGGTGATCCTAGTAAACGATGCCCCCTGGTATGTTCTTTTGTGAACTGTCTTGGACTCATTGTTTCCCTGTTTTTCTACTCAGATAATTTAGTCTGACTTAATAAGTACAATAActgtaaatacagtgccttcagaaagtattcataccccttgatttattccacattttgttgcagcCTCAATACAAAATGGATTTAATATTTTtccactcatctacacacaataccccttaataactaagtgaaaacagggttttagaaatgtttgcagatttattgaaaaatgaaatacagaaatatctcttttctgggtctctaagagctttccacacctggattgcgcaacatttgcccattttttttatttatataaattattttcaaaattcttcaagctctgtcaaagtggTAGTTGCTtgttgctagacagacattttcaggttttgcctgagattttcaagtagattataagtcagaactgtaacttggccactcaggaacattcactgtttttggtaagcaactccagtatagatttggccttgtgttttcgggttgtcttgctgaaatgtgaattcatctcccagtgtctggtggagagcagactgaaccaggttttccacattttgcttgtgcttagctctgTTCCGTtgctttcatttttttttttttttttatcttaacACTCCCTGGTCAATAACAAACAGGCACCACTATGCTTCAAAAAATGGAGAGTGAAACTTGAAAAAGTGATTtgaacactttgtattcaggacaaaaagaaagtgaattgctttgccacattttttttgcagcattactttagtgcattgttgcaaactggatgcttgtttttggaatattttttattctttacaggcttccttttcagtctgttaattaggttagtattgtggagtaactataatgttgttgatccatcctcagttttctcctatcacagccattaaactctgtaaacgGTTTTAAAGTACCAattggcctcgtggtgaaatccctgagcggtttccttcctctccaacaactgagttaggaaggacgcctgtatctttgtagtgactctgtgtattgatgcaccatccaaagtgtaattaacttcaccatgctatTATATCTACCAAAAGGTCCCCTTTTCTTTGAGGCATTGGAGAATCTCcctggtatttgtggttgaatctgtttgaaatgtactgctcaACTGAGGGGACCTTACAATGATctgtatgtgttgggtacagagatgaggtagtcattcaaaactcatgttaaactctattattgcacacagagtccatgcctTTTTAGTATGTGGCTGTTAATCAAGTTTTTACACCTTAAGCTTAGGCTTGACataaaagggattgaatacttttGTAGCTTTTAAtttattaatttgtttatttttatccactttgacattatggggtattgtgtgtaggccagtgacaaaagcatttcaattgaatccattttgaattcaggctgtagctGAACAACATCTGGAAAAGGTCCAGGGGTGTGATTGTCTTCAGAGAGTACTGTATATTTATTATTATGTAAATAAACCCAATTGAACTATATTTCTGAAGGAAAAATTCACTTGCCTAAGAATATGTGATTGAAACGGATTACTTTCTTTTGAGTCCATCTAGGGCTGTGTACACACTGCTACAATTGAGCTTTGCTGGCATGGTGCCAGCAACACCTGGGTTGTGGGTTTGGTACCTGCACGGGCCACATACTGAACATGTCACTGTGTCAATGTTGACAGCCAAATTACCATATCACAGTTTTACTAGTTCATTACACAAGCACAAAATATGAGCGGTCTGAAACGGGGAAGTTCTCCAATAGCAAATGCTTGTTTCTGTTACAAGAATGCTTTGTTGGGTGActgtgtgccctactgaacacaacccagttGAATATATGAATTCATTGCGTGTCCCTACAGGACGGAACGTGATGTGACAGGCTGGTCGACAGACAAGCTGAAGGAGCTCCTGTTGGGGCTGCGCGTGGAGGGACCCGAGGGGAGCTGCGAGGTCACCGACGTCCCGACGCTGGACGGCGAGGCGTCCATCAACAACCGCAAGGGAAAGCTCATCTACTTCTATGAGTGGAACGTCAAGGCGACGTGGACCGGTGAGTGcagcacactctcacacacaccactctgtaTGGAACTCATGTTGAAAACATAGTAAGATGTTTTCTGCAAAGAAAAGTATCCCACATTTTGATTGAAACACAGAGGGGTTTGAGCCAAACTAAGTGCAGCTTAGCACTCGTTTCCATGGTGATGAGactcacttttatttattttatttaaccaggtaggccagttgagaacaagttctcatttacaactgcgacttggccaagataaagcaaagcagtgtgacaaaaacaaccgagttacacatggaataaacaaacgtacagtcaataatacaatagagaaatctatatacagtgtgtgcaaatgtagtatgATTAGtgaggtgaggcaataaataggccatagtggtgaaataattaaaATTTTGCATTAACACtgtagtgatagatgtgcaagtagagatactggggtgcaaaaataaataacaatatggggatgaggtagttgggtgtgctatttacagattggctgtgtacagtgatcggtaagctgctctggcagctaatgcttaaagttagtgagggagatatgtctccagcttctgtgatttttgcaattcgttccagtcattggcagcagagaactggaaggaaaggcggccaaagtaagagttggctttggggatgaccagtgaaatatacctgctggagcgcgtgctacgggtgggtgttgctatggtgaccagtgagctgagataaggcagggctttatctagcaaagacttatagatggcctggagccagtgggtttggcgacgaatatgaagcgagggccagccaacgagagcatacaggtcgcagtggtgggtagtatatggggctttggtgacaaaacggatgtcactgtgatagattacatccaatttgctgagtagaatgttggaggttattttgtaaatgacatcgccgaagtcaaggatcggtaggatagtcagttttacgtgggtatgtttagcagcagcataagtgaaggaggctttgttgtgaaataggaaggcgattctagatttaactttggattggagatgcttaatgtcaatctggaaggagagtttacagtcttaccagacacctaagtatttgtagttgtccacatattctaagtatGAACCGTCCAGAGTAATAATGCTAGTCTGGCGGGTgtgtgcaggcagcgatcggttgaagagcatgcatttagttttacttgcatttaagagcagttgggggccacggaaggagtgttgtatggcattgaagctcgtctggaggttagttaacagtgttccaagaagggccagaagtttaTAGAATGgcgtcgtctgcatagaggtggatcagagaatcaccagcagcaagagcgacatcattgatgtatacagagaaaagagtcggcccgagaattgaaccctgtggcacccccatagactgccagaggtccggacaacaggccctccgatttgacacactgaactctgtctgagaagtagttggtgaaccaggcgaggcagtcatttgagaaaccaatgcTATTGAATCTACCGATAAGgttgtggtgattgacagagtcgaaagccttggccaggtcgatgaagacggctgcacggtactgtcttttttcgatggcggttatatcgtttaggaccttgagcgtggctgaggtgcacccatgaccagctcgtaaaccagattgcatagtggagaaggtacggtgagattcgaaattgtCAATGatctgttaacttggctttcgaagactttagtaaggcaaggtaggatagatataggtctaacagtttgggtctagagtgtcaccccctttgaagagggggatgaccgcggcagctttccaatatttGGGGATCTtggacaatacgaaagagaggttgaacagactagtaataggggttgcaacaattgcagtggataattttagagagggtccagattgtctagcccagctgatttgtcggggtccagattttgcagctctttcagaacatcggctatctggatttgggtgaaggagaagcggggcttgggcaagttgctgtggggggtgcagagctgttgggtaggggtagccaggtggaaagcatggccagctgtaggaaaatgcttattgaaattctcaattatcgtagatttatcggtggtgacaactATATTCTCCCGTACACAAAGACCCAGGGGTTCAGTGAGATTTGGGTGGGTTGTCATAGTATCTGCCTTCAAAGTAGGCTTCATGACATCTCCcaatctttctttctcccccagGAACATCAAACACCGGAATCAAGTACAAAGGGAACATTGACGTTCCCAACCTCTCCGATGAAAATGACATGGACGACCTAGATGTAGGTTGTGACAGAATGCCATTCAGGATCATGCTCTTTCAGGCTAATCGACAGCTGCTAACTGTCGGTTGTAATGCTAGTTACTCTTGAAAAaagttacatttatttattttctactTTATTTAACAATTTTCAGATATGAGAACAGTGAGACATTGAAAACAGTACAACATCCCTAGTCCCTTttcccctccatccatctctcccacccacccacccaccccaccccaccaagGCTTCATACAAGGACATcacaaaaaagtaaataaaaattgACAAAAATAAACAATGATGGAAAGAAAATCTGAACATTCAAGAAATTGTAATGATAGTAATTGGTAATGGCAACGTCACTGCTGACTTCCAACTGTAGCACCAACACTATTCTCCAATAGGAGCACCAACAACATCTAGTTTATATCAGTTGGCCCAAAGGGAGTTAAGTTTATTTCTTTGGACTACCTTTATATGGGTAGATGAAGAACGCACCTAACATAACAATCTGTATAGTCTTTGCTCTCTATTTTGTGGGGGGGGCACAGATCAGTGTGGTTCTCTGCAAGGATGAACCCGATACACCTCTCACCGAACTCATGAGGAAGGAGGGAGCAAAGAAAGTGCGAGCTGCCCTGGGGAGCTATGTTGGCCACCTGAAATCAGGTGAGGCCTTTATTCAAATCTATTCAACTCTATTGCCTGTTCATAGCCATATTTCCATAGGCGATAGTTCCGCTTGATACTAGTTGAAATTGAACTTTTCCGATGATTGCAGAGTTCACTCAGGGCATGATCCTGCCCACGGCGAATGGGGCAGCGAGCAAGCCACAGCCATCGCAGACAAAGGTCAAAGTTGACAAAACCCAGGTGGGTAGCAGTTGCCTTCTTACCTTACGCCCTGTTTCTCTAACCTCAATCTCTTCCGTTATGGATTTAACAATGGTGGAAACTTCCAGCTAATGTTTACATCAATCCAATACAAACAAAAGAATGGAGAAGAATTGGGACGCAGCCAATGTATCAAGGGAGTAATGATTTAAAACCCAACTAGCAATAACAGTGTAAGGAATGTTCCATACATGTTGTGTTCAAGAGTCCAATTAGCAAAACAAAATAAAGAAATTTGCTTTTTTTATCTGTAAAAATGTAACTGAAGTTCATCCCCACCGCCCTTCATACAATGTAAAGTGCCACAATCCATTCCAAAATTAATTTACTCAACTTCCAAGTTTTGGATATCAAGTATTCAGGCTTATCGAGTATTACGTGAGCTTCACCTAAGGTACAAAAATACTGGGACTTCATGATCATGCTTGTCTGTTGTCTGTCCCCAGATTGGTCCCTCTGTTTCTGCTCCACCATCAAGCACAGGGGTCAAGATTTCAACCTGCAAGTTTAGTCTCAAGGAAACCTTCCTCACCTCACCTGATGAGCTGTACAGAACCTTCATCAACCAAAACGTGAGTGGTCAAGTAGTCTTTTCCTTGTCCTTTCCTCGAACATCACTTATCGGGTCAGGCATAACAGTTGTACACTCCATGAACAAAATATACTCCAGGAGTATATTCATTACGCAGATTCTGTTGCTAAACGTATagtctgttgcaaaatgttttgcaactgtTTACTCCAaacgagtttctattggacaaattcagttgGGCCCCTCTCCGTTTCGTTCTATttgctctgtttgcttccgttttagTTCTTAAACGGTTGCCCTTGCCAGTCCTTTCCCCAGTCACTGAGGAAGTAGGAAAGGATGCCATTTTAGAGTATTGAAACAACCATAGTTTGGCAATGGTGAGATGCAGAGAGGCTTAactgcagcgtttcccaaactcggtccttggGACACcaaggggtgcatgttttggGTTTTGCCCTaacactgcacagctgattcaaatgatcaaagcttgatcaATTTTTGAATCAgccgtgtagtgctagggcaaaaaccaaaacgtgcaccccttggggtcccgaggaccgagtttgggtgAAGCAGTAAAGCAGGGTTTCCATGTCATTAACAAGCTCAGTTGCCCTAATAATGTAGAGTAAGAATATCATTGAGTGCATGTGCTAGTTTGCCTTCTAaagaaagggttttacctgggtTTTGATGTAATTTTTATCCTTTTTTCCCCTGCGGTACTTCACTAGTGCAAATAATTTCATCAGTGCAAACATTTTTGATTCACTCTTATATCCAATGTTGGATTTTACTGTTGCTTTCAATTGGGAACGAGGAGCAACCTCAGTGAACTAGACTTAAACTCTGTGTAGATTGCTGCCGGTTCAGAAATGTTGCCTATTGTAAGATAATGTCCACCTACTTTCAAATTGGTGGCCCATAACTCTTTTGAATCATGACTACAATTGGCTGACGGCTTGTAGGAATCATTGCTGATTCGCctcctctggtctcctctctgGTAATGCAGATGGTCCAGGCGTTCACCCATGCTGCAGCTGTGGTCGACGGAGAAAAAGGAGGGAAGTTTCAGCTGCTCGAGGGGAGTGTCAACGGAGAGTTTACAGAGCTGGTGAGGACACGTGAGATCATGTTTGTTATCCGTCAATCGTAACCCATTGTGGAAGAACGTCCCAATTCTAACTGTAGTCTTTGTTTCCACTTCTTAGGTCCCAGATGAGAAGATTGTTATGAAATGGAGGTTcaagacctggccatgtggtagGTTTCCCCACCTTGCCCGGTTGTGCTCTGTTTATTTTGTGTGTGCTCCTTTTAAACCTCAGCAACTTTCAATATCAACTTTCATTTCAGCATGTCTCCACTTAGGTATTTCTTATACAGGTCATCTCTACAACACTAACTGCTTTCTCAACTAGCTCCTGGGGACCCACAGGTTTTTCAGGCTTTTGTTTCATCCTAGAACTAAGGATAACACTCATTGAGCAAACTGGAAACCGCATTTATTGTTGCCGAGGACTTTAACAAAGGAAATCTGAGGAGAATTCTCCCGAAATTCATCTCCTGTGTTACACGGGGAGAAAGGACACTTGATCATTGTTATTCTTCCTTCCGAGACAGTTAATCCAGAGAATCAGAGCCAtctgttagctaaatgtagtaatgaataaattggctacatttctttaaattgacaattctgtgaactgtcttgtgcaagttttaaattgacacaatacctgttagcaaaggtgccAGCTAGAGATGACATGAAGGAGCTTgtagggatttgtagtcttgtgtgatgtctactttgatgctaattagcattttagaaTCTAAGAGTAAAAAGAGCCCGAAAATATTGATAAATCAGCTTGTCCAatagagatttacatggttatc
This genomic interval carries:
- the LOC120019611 gene encoding activator of 90 kDa heat shock protein ATPase homolog 1-like, which gives rise to MAKWGEGDPRWIVEERADATNVNNWHWTERDVTGWSTDKLKELLLGLRVEGPEGSCEVTDVPTLDGEASINNRKGKLIYFYEWNVKATWTGTSNTGIKYKGNIDVPNLSDENDMDDLDISVVLCKDEPDTPLTELMRKEGAKKVRAALGSYVGHLKSEFTQGMILPTANGAASKPQPSQTKVKVDKTQIGPSVSAPPSSTGVKISTCKFSLKETFLTSPDELYRTFINQNMVQAFTHAAAVVDGEKGGKFQLLEGSVNGEFTELVPDEKIVMKWRFKTWPCEHYATITLNMKDRGNETELKMECKDVPTGEEDRTKEGWKRYYFEAIKQTFGFGARLY